A genomic window from Betta splendens chromosome 17, fBetSpl5.4, whole genome shotgun sequence includes:
- the LOC114844315 gene encoding cysteine-rich secretory protein LCCL domain-containing 1-like: protein MARSAPLLLLCLTHSALVLSNSTRLHSKCREEGEGCWRSRSRGRRAISEGDMRLILDLHNKLRGQVHPPAANMEYMVWDQDLERSAEHWAHSCRWEHGPSHMLTQIGQNLGAHWGRDRPPSYHVQAWYDEVRYYSYPYSQECNPHCPFRCSGPVCTHYTQLVWATSSRIGCAINVCYNMNVWGMIWAKAVYLVCNYSPPGNWWGHAPYKYGRPCSACPASYAGGCRDNLCYREGGVAPRPAPEAQESNYIEPEAEAVAQSPEPAPTESLERARVVSAEQMCQQVDCDTKLRDRCKGTTCNRYECPPGCLDRPGKLVGTGYYDMQSSVCTAGLHSGVLDNDGGWLDVTRLGRKQQFTKSYKNGIQSIGKNRSANSFKVESVPVKAVTCDTTVAQFCPFKKPVRHCPRLYCPRNCLHVSGARVIGTNYYSDKSGICRAAIHAGVILNESGGYLDVMPVDRRRQYTGSHHNSITSESLLNPTGGKAFRVFAVI from the exons ATGGCGAGGTCCGCTccgctcctgctcctgtgcttGACCCACAGCGCCCTGGTCCTCAGCAACTCCACGCGCCTCCACTCCAAGTGcagggaggagggcgagggcTGCTGGAGGTCCAGGTCCAGAGGGAGGAGGGCCATCAGTGAGGGCGACATGCGCCTCATCCTGGACCTGCACAACAAGCTGCGCGGCCAGGTCCACCCGCCTGCCGCCAACATGGAGTACATG gtgtggGATCAGGACTTAGAGAGGAGCGCCGAGCACTGGGCTCACTCCTGCCGATGggaacatggacccagccacaTGTTGACGCAGATAGGACAGAACCTTGGAGCCCACTGGGgcag GGACCGTCCTCCTTCCTACCACGTCCAGGCCTGGTATGACGAGGTGCGCTACTACAGCTACCCCTATTCCCAGGAGTGTAACCCACACTGCCCCTTCAGGTGTTCAGGACCCGTGTGCACTCACTACACTCAG cTGGTGTGGGCCACCAGCAGTCGTATTGGCTGTGCCATAAATGTGTGTTACAACATgaacgtttggggaatgatttggGCCAAAGCTGTGTATTTAGTCTGCAACTACTCTCCACC GGGCAACTGGTGGGGTCACGCCCCCTACAAGTATGGCCGCCCCTGCTCCGCCTGCCCAGCCAGCTACGCCGGAGGCTGCAGGGACAACCTGTGCTACAGAG AAGGGGGCGTGGCTCCGCGTCCGGCTCCTGAGGCGCAGGAGAGCAACTACATCGAGCCCGAAGCCGAAGCTGTGGCCCAGTCACCAGAGCCGGCGCCCACTGAAAGCCTGGAGAGAGCCCGGGTTGTCAGTGCAGAGCAGATGT GCCAGCAGGTCGACTGTGACACTAAACTCAGAGATCGATGCAAGGGAACAACCTGTAACAG ATACGAGTGTCCACCTGGATGTCTTGACAGACCTGGTAAATTAGTCGGGACGGGATATTACGACATG CAGTCCAGTGTGTGCACAGCTGGTCTACACTCTGGGGTTCTAGACAACGATGGAGGATGGCTGGACGTGACCCGACTGGGCCGAAAACAGCAGTTCACCAAATCATACAAGAATGGGATTCAGTCCATTGG GAAAAACAGAAGTGCCAATTCTTTTAAGGTCGAGTCCGTTCCTG TTAAGGCAGTGACATGTGACACCACCGTGGCGCAGTTCTGCCCGTTCAAGAAGCCTGTGCGACACTGCCCCAG ATTGTATTGTCCCAGGAACTGTTTGCATGTGAGTGGAGCCCGAGTCATAGGGACAAACTATTACTCAGAT AAATCCGGTATCTGCCGAGCCGCGATTCACGCTGGCGTGATCCTGAACGAGTCCGGAGGCTACCTGGACGTAATGCCGGTGGACAGAAGGAGGCAGTACACTGGGAGCCACCACAACAGCATCACATCAGAGAG TCTACTGAACCCAACGGGAGGAAAGGCCTTCAGAGTGTTCGCAGTCATCTGA